Proteins encoded together in one Candidatus Jidaibacter acanthamoeba window:
- the mdh gene encoding malate dehydrogenase: MSKRHKIALIGGGNIGGTLAHLAALRNLGDVVILDKTADFARGKALDLEQSTPVEGYDCSITGTSDYKDIEGADVVIITAGIARKPGMSRDDLLGINNSVMKMAGEGVKKYCPNAFVIVVTNPLDVMVYAFQKASGLPHNKVVGMAGVLDSARFRLFIARELGVSVEDVSAFVLGGHGDSMVPLVRYTTIAGIPLPDIIKMGWISKEKVDQIVQRTREGGAEIVKLLQTGSAFYAPATSAIEMAESYLRDRKRILPCAAYLNGEYGVKSLYVGVPVVIGSKGVEKIVEIQLDGEEKEKFNSSVGAVKSLVDALDALPN; the protein is encoded by the coding sequence ATGTCAAAAAGACATAAAATTGCGCTTATAGGGGGCGGTAATATCGGTGGGACACTAGCACATCTTGCTGCGCTTAGGAATCTCGGGGATGTAGTAATCCTTGATAAAACAGCAGATTTTGCTCGCGGCAAGGCGCTCGATCTTGAGCAAAGCACACCGGTGGAAGGTTATGATTGTTCTATAACCGGTACTTCGGATTATAAAGATATTGAAGGCGCGGATGTAGTAATAATTACCGCTGGTATTGCCAGAAAACCTGGCATGAGTAGGGATGATCTTTTAGGTATTAACAACAGTGTAATGAAGATGGCCGGAGAAGGCGTTAAGAAGTATTGCCCGAATGCCTTTGTTATTGTGGTGACTAACCCGCTCGATGTTATGGTTTATGCATTTCAAAAAGCAAGCGGATTGCCGCATAATAAAGTGGTAGGGATGGCAGGTGTTCTTGATTCCGCAAGATTCAGATTGTTTATTGCAAGAGAACTCGGTGTATCGGTTGAAGATGTCAGCGCATTCGTTTTAGGCGGGCACGGTGATAGCATGGTACCGCTCGTAAGATATACTACCATTGCAGGTATTCCTCTTCCGGATATTATTAAAATGGGCTGGATTTCTAAAGAGAAAGTTGACCAAATCGTTCAGCGTACCAGAGAAGGCGGTGCTGAGATCGTGAAGTTATTACAAACCGGATCTGCATTTTATGCGCCGGCTACTTCTGCAATTGAAATGGCGGAATCTTATTTAAGAGATAGGAAAAGAATACTGCCTTGTGCAGCTTATTTAAACGGAGAGTACGGCGTTAAAAGTTTATATGTCGGCGTGCCTGTCGTAATCGGTAGTAAAGGGGTAGAAAAAATTGTAGAAATCCAATTAGACGGTGAAGAAAAAGAGAAGTTTAACAGCTCGGTCGGTGCGGTAAAAAGTTTGGTCGATGCACTTGATGCTTTACCGAATTAA
- a CDS encoding alpha/beta hydrolase, whose product MIKKFINKILRNLFDSRGAVIGPRMKSGVDIKEVRLSKGFKLKIYKPTANKSGKALPVFIYYHGGGWTIGSLKAYGPMLKYLCYHTGFIVVGVEYRKAPEHKFPQAAYDALEGYNWVIDNIEAINGDISKIMIGGDSAGGNLTCVVLNYLQEKQQPLPIKQVLIYPVLDVSEEGIKRARESKRWWVGKLGSKILDYQLSLYTNTSEDLKSPLMCPDISDLDLSNTETLIITAEFDPLFIGAGDYIDILQKNSYSVVHKHYPNTFHGFVNFAGVSPKAQSALMDVVEFLLK is encoded by the coding sequence ATGATAAAAAAATTTATTAATAAAATCTTACGTAACTTATTTGACTCCAGGGGAGCGGTTATAGGCCCTAGAATGAAATCCGGAGTAGATATTAAAGAAGTACGTTTATCTAAAGGTTTTAAGTTAAAAATTTATAAGCCTACCGCAAATAAATCAGGTAAAGCTTTACCGGTATTTATATATTATCACGGCGGCGGATGGACTATAGGGAGCCTAAAAGCTTATGGCCCTATGCTTAAGTATTTATGCTATCATACGGGTTTTATAGTGGTGGGAGTCGAATATAGAAAAGCTCCTGAGCACAAATTCCCTCAAGCGGCTTATGACGCATTAGAGGGCTATAATTGGGTGATTGATAATATTGAAGCTATAAACGGCGATATTAGTAAGATAATGATCGGAGGGGATAGTGCAGGGGGTAACTTAACCTGTGTAGTTTTAAATTATTTGCAGGAAAAACAACAACCGCTCCCGATAAAGCAAGTGCTGATTTACCCGGTGCTTGATGTAAGTGAAGAGGGAATAAAGCGAGCACGGGAAAGTAAAAGATGGTGGGTAGGGAAGTTAGGCAGTAAGATATTAGATTACCAGTTAAGTCTATATACTAATACTTCTGAAGACCTAAAATCACCGCTTATGTGCCCTGATATTTCAGACTTAGACTTAAGCAATACAGAAACTCTCATAATCACTGCAGAGTTTGACCCGCTATTTATCGGAGCAGGAGATTATATTGATATTTTACAAAAAAACAGCTACTCAGTAGTTCACAAGCATTATCCCAATACTTTTCACGGCTTCGTTAATTTTGCAGGCGTTTCCCCTAAAGCTCAATCTGCTTTAATGGATGTAGTTGAGTTTTTACTAAAGTAA
- a CDS encoding ankyrin repeat domain-containing protein, whose protein sequence is MIEKNTSLNIKSNLKLILLEKIENEAPEQVEEFISSIPENELVAAIKEDLKLFIEKAVEKGHLKIVQLCLDNNRGEIDLNYVSKDYLQDTMLINAVISNHIEIARLLISHGADVNLIGEYARPPLYNAKSVEMIKLLIENGANLNYQFTGEGRESPLSWFITKDSFPGKKEIVEFFLHNGDNIDQDINLDICLLRVINTLEGIDRNEMVKILLKNNANVNATDDEGCTPLHYAAKDLAGKEFAEILLNYGIGIDIENDKGKTPIDIAFLEGNYELFELLALNGAIVPYNTFKNLPDTPIEKKTIQDKVLTIYNYSSTAETLFNHDYMGFNQEAETIGSINPVVLQILKSHFKLKGVPSGWEDYMKGLPVADQLKPWFDEVKKEVEQNMKELNEFISPFIAGMLCSRYPLNFPTPCPPLMFDSELAKNETLDNRRKFELSLNSYRELPQYLQPGKFPTDLEKEDNLKNFMHQIILSNEPLNPMIQNLERILTTNIFYKQDRDNVTSVLNAFKTPQPYFVDAIRELNETIKEITSTSSKQRDERIERRKLEEVARDHSQDIKRFFPIAKRVKTSEFVDRIKADKEKGKDKEL, encoded by the coding sequence ATGATTGAAAAAAATACAAGCCTCAATATAAAAAGTAATTTGAAACTAATTTTATTGGAAAAAATCGAGAATGAAGCTCCTGAACAAGTAGAAGAGTTTATCAGTAGTATTCCTGAAAATGAGCTCGTTGCAGCAATTAAAGAAGATTTAAAGCTGTTTATAGAAAAGGCTGTGGAAAAAGGGCATTTGAAAATCGTGCAGCTGTGCCTTGATAATAATCGAGGAGAAATTGACTTAAATTATGTCAGTAAAGATTATTTACAAGATACAATGCTTATTAATGCAGTTATAAGTAATCATATTGAGATAGCGCGGTTACTCATTTCACATGGTGCTGACGTGAATTTAATTGGGGAATATGCACGCCCTCCGCTTTATAATGCAAAAAGTGTAGAAATGATCAAATTACTGATTGAAAACGGGGCAAATCTTAATTATCAATTTACCGGCGAAGGCAGAGAGTCTCCGCTTAGTTGGTTTATTACAAAAGACAGTTTTCCCGGAAAGAAAGAAATAGTAGAATTTTTTTTGCACAACGGGGATAATATTGATCAAGACATCAACCTTGATATCTGCCTTCTTAGAGTTATTAATACCTTAGAAGGTATAGATAGAAATGAGATGGTTAAGATATTATTAAAAAACAATGCAAATGTTAATGCCACAGATGATGAGGGATGCACCCCTTTACACTATGCCGCTAAAGATTTAGCCGGGAAAGAATTTGCTGAAATATTGCTGAATTATGGGATCGGTATTGATATTGAAAATGATAAAGGTAAAACTCCTATAGATATAGCATTTTTAGAGGGTAACTATGAATTGTTTGAATTACTCGCGTTAAATGGAGCTATCGTTCCCTATAATACTTTTAAAAATCTCCCGGATACACCGATAGAGAAAAAAACTATACAAGATAAAGTATTAACAATTTATAATTATAGCTCCACTGCAGAAACTTTATTTAACCATGATTACATGGGATTTAATCAAGAGGCGGAAACCATAGGAAGTATAAATCCAGTAGTCCTGCAAATATTAAAATCTCATTTTAAGTTAAAAGGTGTCCCTTCTGGTTGGGAAGATTACATGAAAGGCTTACCTGTAGCAGATCAATTAAAACCCTGGTTTGATGAGGTAAAAAAAGAAGTTGAACAAAACATGAAAGAACTTAATGAATTTATATCTCCGTTCATTGCCGGGATGCTTTGCAGTAGATATCCACTAAACTTCCCTACTCCTTGCCCTCCATTAATGTTTGATAGTGAGTTAGCAAAAAATGAAACATTAGATAACAGACGAAAATTTGAATTATCTTTAAACTCTTATAGGGAGCTACCTCAATATCTACAACCAGGGAAATTTCCAACCGATTTAGAGAAAGAAGACAATCTTAAAAATTTTATGCATCAAATTATTCTAAGCAATGAACCTTTAAACCCAATGATTCAAAATCTAGAAAGAATTTTAACAACCAATATTTTTTATAAACAAGATCGTGATAATGTTACAAGCGTTTTAAATGCTTTTAAAACCCCCCAGCCATATTTTGTTGATGCTATACGGGAACTTAATGAAACAATTAAGGAAATTACCTCTACGAGCTCAAAACAACGGGACGAACGGATTGAAAGAAGAAAACTTGAAGAAGTCGCAAGAGACCACAGCCAGGATATTAAAAGGTTTTTTCCGATTGCTAAACGAGTTAAAACTTCGGAATTCGTAGATAGAATAAAAGCAGACAAAGAAAAAGGCAAAGACAAAGAGTTATAA
- the dacB gene encoding D-alanyl-D-alanine carboxypeptidase/D-alanyl-D-alanine-endopeptidase, with amino-acid sequence MYKISLLLIFLVLQSKILYAEESNFYSYKLVDLKTSKVIAEHNSGKLMTPASTQKLITAYAALKELGNNYRFETKFSTQGKVVNKTLHGNLYITFDGNPDLSQKDLASLSIKLKEKGITKIKGNIIIDDSRFDDKYYADGWNIEDKNFAFSAPVSAIVIDQNFFTLKLKEKGSAFQLTEYSPYPKIANHVKLISEKSPQCELELTSNDSNIYMLHGCSLKGSSPDILKIAIQSPKLWAQNLIKFYLNRGNIAFQDIKFNKTPSSSKVLFSFKSRPLNEILKTFLQDSNNLIGEVLLKTIATKKCKVGSFKAGTKILYDFVAHQLKNEELEIQLKDGSGLSRKNLISADIFISLLEKIHYEPREIKETLLAALPSSSSNGTLKTRFIDSLIISRGSLIAKTGYMENTSCLVGFINDKQGKSRYALVVMINNTLMKYKDLKTAEEKLIEQLISNNRLS; translated from the coding sequence ATGTATAAAATCAGTCTATTACTTATTTTTCTAGTATTACAGAGTAAAATACTTTATGCGGAAGAAAGTAACTTTTATTCATACAAACTTGTTGATTTAAAAACTTCAAAAGTTATTGCCGAACATAATTCCGGAAAGCTTATGACCCCGGCAAGCACGCAAAAATTAATTACCGCGTATGCTGCATTAAAAGAGCTAGGGAATAATTATCGCTTTGAAACCAAATTTTCAACTCAAGGTAAAGTGGTAAACAAAACTTTACATGGCAACTTATATATCACTTTCGACGGTAATCCTGATCTCTCGCAAAAAGACCTTGCCTCCCTCTCCATAAAGCTAAAAGAAAAAGGGATTACAAAAATTAAGGGAAATATAATAATAGATGATAGCCGCTTTGATGATAAATATTATGCAGACGGGTGGAATATAGAAGATAAGAATTTTGCATTCTCGGCACCCGTCTCTGCAATTGTGATCGATCAAAACTTTTTTACCCTGAAACTTAAAGAAAAAGGGTCAGCTTTTCAATTAACCGAATATAGCCCTTATCCTAAAATTGCTAATCATGTTAAATTAATATCAGAGAAAAGCCCGCAATGTGAATTAGAGCTCACATCTAATGACAGTAATATTTATATGCTTCACGGTTGCTCACTAAAAGGCTCTTCTCCCGATATATTAAAAATTGCTATTCAAAGTCCTAAATTATGGGCTCAAAACTTAATTAAGTTTTACTTAAATAGGGGCAATATAGCTTTTCAAGATATTAAGTTTAATAAGACACCTTCTTCTTCAAAAGTGCTTTTCAGCTTTAAATCACGTCCGCTTAATGAGATACTTAAAACATTTTTGCAGGATTCCAATAATCTGATCGGGGAAGTTTTACTTAAAACGATTGCTACTAAAAAATGTAAAGTCGGTAGTTTTAAGGCGGGCACTAAAATACTTTATGATTTTGTTGCACACCAACTTAAAAATGAAGAACTTGAAATTCAGCTGAAGGATGGTTCCGGCCTTTCCCGAAAGAACCTTATTTCAGCAGATATTTTCATCTCATTACTTGAGAAAATTCATTATGAACCACGAGAAATAAAAGAAACCCTTCTTGCTGCACTACCCTCATCATCAAGCAACGGCACACTTAAAACTCGCTTTATCGATAGTTTAATAATAAGCCGAGGTTCACTTATCGCCAAAACGGGATATATGGAAAACACAAGCTGCTTAGTCGGGTTTATTAACGATAAACAAGGAAAATCGAGATACGCCCTTGTAGTCATGATTAATAATACATTGATGAAATATAAAGACCTAAAAACAGCTGAAGAGAAATTAATAGAGCAACTTATATCTAATAATAGGCTTTCTTAA
- a CDS encoding zeta toxin family protein: protein MKNFDCLTELELFCALSTDVDEIKITTLNYKDLFLKLEEIYEKLFPYTFDLLITGSHQIVGKEKVLSLENLLEKLEKTLSFIPLPALANFYYEFMHLKPFEYGNSIVLRTFVFKLAKSIDMSLDFRVLTDREAKELMTNKSLGSITKILEKAANRKYPTKELKIRHPWPKWPEASFKVNDKNFLCFEGKYLVAIDGTLFPIKNIKEALENDDCIDSLKYKKKLFSISTKKAIDGIPIEPSKVPLVSLNHDILTGLSIDKELPILVNAIRKNNISMPELPGKINEIRSKEDNLVTNIAEKASERLVHTVKLIKHIAKNAFLNKQPTEEHDLFITMGGSGSGKGLLNEIALEASDNNLVEASLDKSRYFSFIYKLLIACQHHNDDYKIIAQFAYVLRDTILNYALAEGYNLLFDGSGIPYKGRYDHLVEIFKNSGYRTHILVAETPFYLIHSKNKGIDSYHKIINRFRYSKDHRALPWRIAIQKHAGQPQSQLNAACDKNVKSFLIIDTLPKKEKTYILAFTKDINKDALTHFLEFKNQPEKLLEYIIQKQLLPKKRINNIIPEMLDFLICTKLSRESYRVLIITNKQRFIESLKKCLLNTESKGKEDIFFNPFPYLIPAIDFEYKY, encoded by the coding sequence ATGAAAAACTTTGATTGCTTAACTGAATTGGAACTTTTTTGCGCATTATCTACAGATGTAGATGAGATCAAAATCACTACACTTAACTACAAGGATTTATTCTTAAAATTAGAGGAAATCTATGAGAAATTATTTCCTTATACTTTTGATCTTTTAATAACCGGTTCACATCAAATAGTTGGTAAAGAAAAAGTATTATCCTTAGAAAACCTTTTAGAAAAACTGGAAAAAACTCTTTCTTTTATTCCTCTGCCGGCGCTAGCAAATTTTTACTATGAGTTCATGCACTTAAAGCCTTTTGAATACGGAAATAGTATAGTACTGAGGACATTTGTTTTTAAGCTCGCTAAATCTATCGATATGAGTCTTGATTTTAGAGTTCTAACCGATAGAGAAGCGAAAGAATTAATGACCAATAAAAGCTTAGGCTCAATAACTAAAATATTAGAAAAAGCAGCTAACCGCAAATATCCTACTAAAGAATTGAAAATTAGGCATCCATGGCCGAAATGGCCGGAGGCCTCGTTTAAAGTCAATGATAAAAATTTCCTATGTTTTGAAGGTAAGTATTTAGTTGCAATAGACGGTACTTTGTTTCCGATTAAAAATATTAAAGAAGCATTAGAGAATGATGATTGCATAGATTCTCTTAAATATAAAAAAAAGCTTTTTTCAATCTCGACAAAAAAAGCGATTGACGGTATTCCAATTGAGCCGAGCAAGGTGCCGCTCGTGAGCTTAAATCATGATATATTAACCGGGTTAAGTATTGATAAAGAGCTACCTATCTTAGTAAATGCGATTCGTAAAAATAATATTTCCATGCCGGAGCTTCCCGGAAAAATTAATGAAATTAGGAGCAAAGAAGATAACTTAGTAACCAATATTGCTGAAAAAGCTTCCGAGCGCCTGGTGCACACCGTAAAGCTTATAAAGCATATAGCTAAAAATGCATTTTTAAACAAGCAACCGACTGAAGAACATGACTTGTTTATAACCATGGGAGGAAGCGGTTCAGGCAAAGGTTTATTAAATGAGATAGCTTTGGAAGCCTCGGATAATAACCTTGTTGAAGCCTCACTTGATAAATCCAGGTATTTTAGCTTCATATATAAATTATTAATTGCTTGTCAGCATCATAATGATGATTATAAAATTATTGCGCAGTTTGCCTATGTGCTTAGAGACACAATCCTGAATTATGCGCTTGCGGAAGGGTATAATCTATTATTTGACGGATCAGGAATTCCATACAAAGGAAGATATGACCATCTGGTTGAAATTTTTAAAAATTCTGGTTATAGAACGCATATATTAGTTGCTGAAACTCCATTTTACCTCATCCATTCAAAAAATAAGGGAATAGATTCTTACCACAAAATAATTAATCGCTTCAGATATTCAAAAGACCATAGAGCCCTACCATGGCGAATTGCAATTCAAAAACACGCTGGTCAACCACAGTCACAGCTTAATGCTGCTTGTGACAAAAATGTTAAGTCTTTTTTAATTATTGATACTTTACCAAAAAAAGAAAAAACATATATTTTAGCTTTTACTAAAGATATTAATAAAGATGCTTTAACCCATTTTTTAGAATTTAAAAATCAGCCGGAAAAACTATTGGAGTATATAATACAAAAGCAGTTGCTTCCTAAGAAGCGGATAAATAATATTATACCCGAAATGCTTGATTTCTTAATATGCACGAAACTTTCCCGTGAATCATATAGGGTGCTGATAATAACAAATAAGCAACGCTTTATTGAATCCCTAAAAAAGTGCTTGCTAAATACTGAATCAAAGGGGAAAGAAGATATATTCTTTAATCCTTTTCCTTATTTAATCCCTGCAATTGATTTTGAGTATAAGTATTAG
- a CDS encoding LptF/LptG family permease, with amino-acid sequence MHIYHKYLYKAVFLQFIAVLATLTGIVWITQSMRIVDLIVNKGINFLDFLKITMLLVPYLVFIIIPVALFFSGISVAYKFLLDKEMIILKSIGLSDFQIAKPFLNLAILIVGLSYIISCYVLPLSYGKFKDLQVYFRNNYASILLEEGVFSSQVNKLTLYVDKKIDEKTYGGIVVYDNREVNNPKVVFAKEGKIFKTQNNSWFELYNGSHQEKNISGDGLSVLYFDKYSINFSLFEEDYIRTIEPNEKYITELFDISPDEESKRNKLISHGHFRLSWPLNSLALMMLATSMLITNSYQRKEGVYRNLVVGILGIGFIILSILFNNFTLHNLNFAVLMYLAPIVLMIFALIRFKGANNL; translated from the coding sequence ATGCATATCTATCATAAGTATTTATATAAAGCCGTATTTTTGCAGTTTATTGCCGTTCTAGCCACGCTTACTGGTATAGTTTGGATTACACAATCAATGAGGATTGTCGATCTCATAGTAAATAAAGGCATTAACTTTTTAGATTTTTTAAAAATTACTATGCTCTTAGTCCCATATCTGGTTTTTATTATTATTCCTGTGGCGTTGTTTTTTTCCGGTATTTCGGTAGCTTATAAATTTCTTTTAGATAAAGAGATGATAATATTAAAAAGCATAGGTCTAAGCGATTTTCAAATTGCCAAACCTTTTCTAAATTTAGCAATTCTTATAGTTGGTTTAAGTTACATAATTTCTTGTTATGTGCTTCCGTTAAGCTATGGAAAATTTAAAGATTTACAAGTATATTTCAGGAATAACTATGCTTCGATATTGCTTGAAGAGGGGGTGTTCAGTTCCCAGGTTAACAAGCTGACATTATATGTTGATAAGAAGATAGATGAGAAAACATACGGCGGAATTGTGGTCTATGATAATAGAGAAGTCAATAACCCTAAAGTAGTGTTTGCCAAAGAAGGGAAGATTTTTAAGACACAAAATAATTCTTGGTTTGAATTATATAACGGTAGCCATCAGGAAAAGAATATTTCCGGGGATGGGCTTTCAGTGTTGTATTTTGATAAATATTCCATCAACTTCAGCCTTTTTGAAGAGGATTATATCAGAACAATCGAACCGAATGAAAAATATATTACTGAATTGTTTGATATATCTCCCGATGAAGAAAGTAAGAGAAATAAATTAATCAGCCATGGCCACTTTAGACTTTCTTGGCCTCTGAATTCGTTAGCGTTAATGATGTTGGCAACCTCAATGTTAATTACCAATAGTTATCAAAGAAAAGAGGGAGTTTATAGAAATTTAGTGGTAGGTATTTTAGGCATCGGATTTATAATTTTATCTATTTTATTTAATAACTTTACTCTACATAATTTAAACTTTGCGGTACTTATGTACTTAGCGCCAATAGTACTGATGATATTTGCTTTAATACGCTTTAAGGGGGCTAATAACCTTTGA
- the clpB gene encoding ATP-dependent chaperone ClpB has protein sequence MNFEKFTERAREVIQHAQTGAVASNHQKFMPEHIMYALLKEDDDFIASLLTACDANPKLIEAEVKACLDKLPKISGSGAGQLFLSPETAKILEEANTLANKFNDSFVTVERILQALAKVKDTESFNILKSAGITENKISSAIEKMRKGRTANSANAEATFEALKKYAKDITKLAEIGKLDPVIGRDEEIRRTMQVLSRRTKNNPVLIGEPGVGKTAIIEGLAQRMVAGDVPENLHNQKLFSLDLGALIAGAKFRGEFEERLKAVLNEVSAAEGEIILFIDELHTLVGAGAAEGAMDASNLLKPALARGELHCIGATTLDEYRKHIEKDAALARRFQPVFIPEPTVEDTVSILRGLKEKYEMHHGIRISDSAIVAAATLSNRYITERFLPDKAIDLIDEAASRLRMQVDSKPEALDELDRKIIQLKIEISALEKEQDPASQTRLEKLKKDLAEVEAKAFDLNSKWQAEKLKINELKKNKEKLDAAKIELETAQRSGNYERAGEIRYGIIPELEKKVQEAESSKDTQMLKETITENDIASIVSRWTGIPIDKMLEGEKEKLLHMEEHIKEYVVGQDNAVKAIASAVRRSRAGLADYEKPIGSFLFLGPTGVGKTELTKALCQFLFDDKKAMVRIDMSEFMEKHSVARLIGAPPGYVGYEEGGVLTEAVRRRPYQVVLFDEIEKAHPDVFNILLQVLDEGRLTDGQGRTVDFRNTVIILTSNLGSEYIAALPEGTEVEQARNQVMEVVRGAFKPEFLNRLDEIILFSRLARKHMYKIVDIQLKRLVALLKEKKITLEVDDTAKDWLADKGYDPVFGARPLKRVIQHYIQNPLAEKLLTGEVKENSNIKVLGDKEGLKFIW, from the coding sequence ATGAATTTTGAGAAATTTACCGAAAGAGCCAGAGAAGTAATACAACACGCGCAAACCGGTGCCGTTGCAAGCAATCATCAAAAATTTATGCCTGAGCATATTATGTATGCATTGTTAAAAGAAGATGATGATTTTATTGCAAGCCTACTTACCGCCTGCGATGCAAATCCTAAGTTAATAGAAGCTGAAGTTAAAGCATGCTTGGATAAACTACCGAAAATTTCCGGTTCAGGTGCCGGTCAACTTTTTCTCTCGCCTGAAACGGCTAAAATATTGGAAGAAGCAAATACCCTAGCTAACAAATTTAATGATAGCTTTGTTACTGTAGAAAGAATTCTGCAAGCCTTAGCTAAAGTAAAAGATACTGAAAGCTTTAATATTCTAAAAAGCGCCGGAATTACCGAAAATAAGATTAGTAGCGCCATTGAAAAAATGCGTAAAGGCAGAACGGCAAATTCAGCAAATGCAGAAGCTACTTTTGAGGCGTTAAAGAAATATGCCAAAGATATCACTAAGCTTGCCGAAATAGGTAAACTTGATCCGGTCATCGGAAGAGATGAAGAAATCCGAAGAACAATGCAGGTGCTCTCCCGTAGGACTAAAAATAACCCCGTGCTCATCGGTGAACCGGGAGTCGGGAAAACCGCAATCATAGAAGGGTTAGCTCAAAGAATGGTTGCAGGTGACGTGCCTGAGAACCTGCATAATCAAAAGCTTTTTTCTTTAGATTTAGGCGCATTAATTGCGGGTGCAAAATTTAGAGGAGAATTTGAAGAAAGGCTAAAAGCCGTCTTAAATGAAGTTTCTGCAGCAGAAGGAGAAATTATTCTGTTTATAGATGAACTTCACACACTTGTGGGTGCCGGAGCCGCCGAAGGAGCGATGGACGCTTCCAACCTGCTTAAACCCGCCCTTGCCAGAGGAGAACTTCACTGTATCGGCGCAACTACGCTTGATGAGTACAGAAAACATATTGAAAAAGATGCAGCCCTTGCAAGGCGCTTCCAACCGGTGTTCATACCTGAGCCGACAGTCGAGGATACCGTTTCAATTTTACGCGGTCTAAAGGAAAAATATGAAATGCATCACGGGATAAGAATTAGTGATAGCGCAATTGTTGCAGCTGCCACTCTTTCTAATCGCTATATCACTGAGAGATTTTTGCCTGATAAGGCGATTGACCTGATTGATGAGGCGGCCAGCAGGCTTCGCATGCAAGTTGATAGTAAGCCGGAAGCTTTAGATGAACTTGATCGCAAAATAATTCAGCTTAAAATAGAAATTTCAGCATTAGAAAAAGAACAAGATCCCGCTTCACAAACCAGGCTTGAAAAGTTGAAGAAAGATCTGGCAGAAGTTGAAGCCAAAGCTTTTGATTTGAACAGTAAGTGGCAAGCGGAGAAACTCAAGATCAACGAGCTTAAGAAGAATAAAGAAAAACTTGATGCTGCTAAAATTGAACTTGAAACAGCTCAAAGATCCGGGAATTACGAAAGAGCCGGAGAAATCAGATACGGAATAATTCCTGAGCTGGAGAAAAAAGTACAGGAAGCCGAAAGTTCAAAAGATACGCAAATGCTAAAAGAAACTATTACTGAAAATGATATTGCCTCCATAGTTTCCAGATGGACGGGAATACCGATAGATAAAATGCTTGAAGGAGAGAAAGAGAAACTTTTACACATGGAAGAGCATATTAAGGAATATGTGGTCGGTCAGGATAACGCGGTTAAAGCAATAGCAAGCGCAGTGAGAAGATCACGTGCCGGCCTTGCCGATTATGAAAAACCAATCGGCTCCTTCTTATTCTTAGGGCCTACCGGAGTCGGTAAAACCGAACTTACCAAAGCCTTATGTCAATTCTTATTTGATGATAAGAAAGCAATGGTAAGAATTGATATGTCTGAATTTATGGAAAAACATAGTGTGGCAAGGTTAATCGGAGCCCCTCCGGGATATGTCGGCTATGAAGAAGGCGGAGTGTTAACCGAAGCAGTGAGGAGAAGACCCTATCAGGTGGTTCTTTTCGATGAAATCGAGAAAGCACATCCGGACGTGTTTAATATATTGCTCCAAGTATTGGATGAAGGGAGGTTAACCGACGGCCAAGGCAGGACGGTTGATTTTAGAAATACGGTAATTATCCTTACCTCTAACTTAGGTTCCGAATATATTGCTGCCCTTCCAGAAGGTACAGAAGTTGAGCAAGCCAGAAACCAAGTAATGGAAGTAGTAAGAGGTGCTTTTAAGCCCGAGTTTTTAAATCGGCTTGATGAAATCATTCTATTTAGCCGCCTGGCACGCAAACATATGTATAAAATTGTTGATATCCAGCTTAAGCGCTTAGTAGCCTTACTAAAAGAGAAAAAAATTACTCTCGAAGTTGATGATACGGCTAAAGATTGGCTGGCTGATAAGGGCTATGACCCAGTGTTCGGAGCAAGGCCTTTAAAGAGAGTAATTCAGCATTATATCCAAAATCCGCTTGCGGAAAAATTACTTACCGGAGAAGTTAAGGAAAATAGCAATATTAAAGTTCTTGGAGATAAGGAAGGGTTGAAATTTATTTGGTAA